One window of Populus nigra chromosome 5, ddPopNigr1.1, whole genome shotgun sequence genomic DNA carries:
- the LOC133693946 gene encoding ribonucleoside-diphosphate reductase large subunit-like, translated as MYVIKRDGRQEPVRFDKITARLKKLSYGLSNDHCDPVLVAQKVCAGVYRGVTTTQLDELAAETAASMTANHPDYALLAARISVSRLHKNTKKSFSETIKLMYNNLNKGSGQKAPLIADDVYEIIMKNAERLDSEILYDRDFEYDYFGFKTLERSYLLKVDGKIVERPQHLLMRVAVGIHKDDIESATRTYHLMSQSWFTHATPTLFNAGTAQPQLSSCFLLCMKDDSIEGIYDTLKECAVISKLAGGIGIAVHNIHATGSYIRGTNGTSNGIVPMLRVFNNTARYVDQGGGKRKGAFAIYLEPWHADIFEFLDLRKNHGKEEHRARDLFLALWIPDLFMERVRGDDKWSLFCPSEAPGLADCWGQEFEKLYAQYEREDRAKKIISARKLWFEILNSQIETGTPYMLFKDSCNRKSNQQNLGTIKSSNLCTEVIEFTSPTETAVCNLASVALPRFVMERGVPAESQSSKMVGSRESKNRYFDFEKLAEVTTTITANLNKIIDVNYYPVETARKPNLRHRPIGIGVQGLADTFILLGMPFDSSEAKRLNKDIFETIYYHALRSSSELAAKDGPYETYCGSPVSKGILQMDMWGVTPSDRWDWDALRETISKRGVRNSLLIAPMPTASTSQILGNNECFEPYTSNIYSRRVLSGEFVVMNKHLLHDLTEMGLWSPVLKNKIINESGSVSKIPEIPEQLKAIYKTVWEIKQKTLVDMAADRGCYIDQSQSLNIHMEQPDLGKLTSLHFHAWSKGLKTGMYYLRTRAAADAIKFTVDTTVLNNENANKAEDDVNSDMAQAACSLQNREECMACGS; from the exons ATGTACGTGATCAAGCGAGATGGGCGCCAAGAACCGGTCCGTTTTGATAAGATAACTGCTCGATTAAAGAAATTGAGTTATGGGTTAAGTAACGATCACTGTGATCCAGTGCTTGTGGCACAGAAAGTCTGTGCAGGGGTTTATAGAGGTGTCACTACAACCCAGCTTGATGAGTTAGCTGCTGAGACCGCGGCTTCTATGACTGCTAATCACCCTGATTATGCTTTG TTGGCGGCAAGAATTTCTGTCTCGAGGCTGCATaagaatacaaaaaaatccTTCTCGGAGAC GATCAAATTAATGTATAATAACTTAAATAAGGGGTCTGGGCAGAAGGCTCCTCTCATTGCAGATGATGTCTATGAAATAATCATGAAG AATGCTGAACGGCTGGATAGTGAGATCCTCTATGACAGGGATTTTGAATATGATTATTTTGGCTTCAAAACTCTTGAGAGGTCCTACCTTTTGAAGGTTGATGGAAAGATTGTAGAAAGACCACAGCACCTACTGATGAGAGTGGCTGTTGGTATCCACAAAGATGACATTGAATCTGCCACCAGAACTTATCACTTAATGTCTCAAAGTTGGTTCACTCATGCTACCCCTACCCTTTTCAATGCAGGGACTGCCCAGCCTCAA TTGAGCAGTTGCTTTCTCCTGTGCATGAAAGATGACAGCATTGAAGGCATATATGATACTCTGAAGGAGTGTGCTGTTATTAGCAAATTAGCTGGAGGAATTGGTATTGCTGTTCATAATATCCACGCCACAGGCAGTTACATTCGGGGGACAAATGGTACTTCCAATGGTATAGTTCCCATGCTTCGAGTGTTCAACAACACTGCTCGCTATGTTGATCAAGGAGGAGGGAAGAGGAAAG GTGCTTTCGCTATATATCTGGAGCCATGGCATGCCGATATCTTTGAGTTTCTAGATCTCAGAAAAAACCATGGAAAG GAAGAACATCGAGCTCGAGACTTATTCCTTGCTCTTTGGATTCCTGATCTCTTCATGGAAAGAGTTCGAGGTGATGACAAATGGTCTTTGTTTTGCCCTAGTGAGGCTCCAGGTTTGGCTGATTGTTGGGGACAAGAATTTGAAAAACTGTATGCTCAGTATGAAAGAGAG GATAGggcaaagaaaattatttcaGCTAGGAAACTCTGGTTTGAGATTTTAAATTCCCAAATTGAAACAGGAACACCTTACATGCTCTTCAAG GATTCTTGCAACAGGAAAAGCAACCAGCAGAATCTGGGCACTATCAAGTCCTCAAACCTCTGTACTGAAGTTATTGAGTTCACAAGTCCAACAGAAACAGCAGTTTGCAATCTGGCATCCGTTGCTCTTCCACGATTTGTCATGGAAAGG GGGGTACCTGCGGAATCACAGTCTTCCAAGATGGTTGGAAGTAGAGAATCAAAGAACAGatactttgattttgaaaaactagCAGAG GTTACAACGACGATCACTGCAAATCTTAATAAAATCATAGATGTTAATTACTATCCCGTTGAAACTGCAAGGAAGCCAAATTTAAGACACCGACCAATTGGTATTGGTGTTCAAGGTCTTGCTGATACCTTCATTTTGCTTGGCATGCCATTTGATTCGTCAGAG GCAAAAAGGCTAAACAAAGACATATTTGAAACCATATACTACCATGCTCTGAGATCTTCTTCTGAGCTGGCTGCTAAAGATGGCCCTTATGAAACATATTGTGGAAGCCCTGTGAGCAAG ggGATTTTGCAGATGGACATGTGGGGTGTGACACCATCAGATAGGTGGGATTGGGATGCTCTTAGGGAAACGATCTCCAAAAGGGGTGTAAGAAATTCCCTTCTCATAGCGCCTATGCCCACTGCTTCAACAAGTCAGATACTTGGCAACAATGAATGTTTTGAGCCTTATACATCCAATATCTATAGCCGCAGAGTTTTAAG CGGTGAATTTGTTGTGATGAACAAACACCTCCTTCATGATTTAACGGAGATGGGTCTCTGGTCACCTGTTcttaaaaacaagataataaaTGAAAGTGGTTCGGTTTCAAAAATCCCTGAGATTCCCGAGCAGCTAAAAGCTATCTATAA GACGGTGTGGGAAATCAAGCAAAAGACATTGGTTGACATGGCTGCTGATCGTGGATGCTACATAGACCAAAGTCAGAGTCTGAACATTCACATGGAGCAACCTGATCTTGGGAAACTAACTTCCCTGCATTTCCATGCTTGGTCAAAG GGCCTGAAAACAGGTATGTACTACCTGAGAACACGTGCTGCTGCAGATGCTATCAAATTCACGGTTGACACAACTGTTCTCAACAAT GAAAATGCTAACAAGGCAGAGGATGATGTTAATTCTGATATGGCGCAGGCAGCATGCTCATTGCAGAACCGGGAAGAGTGCATGGCTTGTGGAAGTTAA